The Janthinobacterium lividum genome has a window encoding:
- a CDS encoding MexW/MexI family multidrug efflux RND transporter permease subunit: MKFTDLFVRRPVLALVISTLILMLGVIAIKQLPIRQYPMLESSTITVTTNYPGASAELMQGFVTQPIAQAVSSVEGIDYLTSSSVQGSSTVTVRMELNRDSTQALTEVMAKVNQVRYKLPEGAFDPVIERSAGDSSAVAYVGFASESVSAPALTDYLARVVQPMFATIDGVAKVDVYGGQQLAMRLWIDPAKLAARGLTAADVADAVRRNNYQAAPGKVKGQFVVSNISVNTDLTSVAEFRDMVITKGGDAKDSAALVRLKDVGTVELGAAATETSGIMDGVPAVYLGLSPTPGGNPLVIVDGIKKLLPEIQKTLPPGVKVELAFETARFIQSSIDEVAHTLLEALLIVVIVIYLCMGSLRSVLIPVVTIPLSMLGAAALMLAFGFSINLLTLLAMVLAVGLVVDDAIVVVENVHRHIEEGKTPVAAALVGAREVAGPVIAMTITLAAVYAPIGMMGGLTGALFKEFALTLAGAVVVSGVVALTLSPVMSSLLLQPKQAEGRMARAAEHFFEGLTSRYARLLDRSLHHRWLSAGFAALVMVSLPFLYLLPQRELAPAEDQASVLTAIKAPQHANLDYVERFSYKLDDIYKNVPETASRWIINGGEGPASSIGGINLTPWAERSRNAAVIQAELQHAVGDVEGTSIFAFQLAPLPGSSGGLPVQLVLRSAQDYATLFRTMEDVKQRARDSGLFAVVDSDLDYNNPVVKVRVDRSKANSLGIRMQDIGESLAVLVGENYLNRFGMDGRAYDVIAQSPREQRLTAQALTQQYVRADDGSLLPLSAIVSVTEQIEPNMLTQFNQQNAATFQGVPAPGVTLGDAVAFLDGVAKTLPPGFSYDWQSDARQFATEGNALLLAFLAAVVVIYLVLAAQYESLTDPLIILITVPLSICGALIPLALGYATVNIYTQIGLVTLIGLISKHGILMVEFANELQVHEQLDRITAIRKAAQIRLRPILMTTAAMVVGLVPLLFASGAGANSRFGLGVVIVSGMLIGTFFTLFVLPTVYTFLARRHTADHATPRARDLSQALKESL, translated from the coding sequence ATGAAATTTACCGATTTATTCGTACGCCGCCCCGTGCTGGCGCTGGTGATCAGCACGTTGATTCTGATGCTGGGCGTGATCGCCATCAAGCAGCTGCCGATCCGCCAGTATCCGATGCTGGAATCGTCCACCATCACCGTCACCACCAACTATCCGGGCGCCTCGGCGGAACTGATGCAGGGCTTTGTGACGCAGCCGATCGCCCAAGCCGTGTCGTCGGTGGAAGGCATCGACTACCTGACCTCCTCCTCGGTGCAGGGCAGCAGCACGGTCACCGTGCGCATGGAACTGAACCGCGATTCCACGCAGGCACTGACGGAAGTCATGGCCAAGGTTAACCAGGTGCGCTACAAGCTGCCCGAAGGCGCCTTCGATCCCGTCATTGAGCGCTCGGCCGGCGATTCCTCGGCCGTCGCCTATGTCGGCTTTGCCAGCGAGAGCGTGTCGGCGCCCGCGCTGACGGACTACCTGGCGCGCGTGGTGCAGCCGATGTTCGCCACCATCGACGGCGTGGCGAAGGTTGACGTGTATGGCGGCCAGCAGCTGGCCATGCGTTTGTGGATCGACCCGGCGAAACTGGCGGCGCGCGGCCTGACGGCGGCCGACGTGGCCGACGCCGTGCGGCGCAATAACTACCAGGCGGCGCCCGGCAAAGTGAAGGGACAGTTCGTCGTCTCGAACATCAGCGTCAACACGGATCTGACCAGCGTGGCGGAGTTCCGCGACATGGTCATCACCAAGGGCGGCGATGCAAAAGACAGCGCTGCCCTCGTGCGCTTGAAAGACGTGGGCACGGTGGAGCTGGGTGCGGCCGCGACGGAAACGAGCGGCATCATGGACGGCGTGCCGGCCGTGTACCTTGGCCTGTCGCCCACGCCGGGCGGCAACCCGCTGGTGATTGTCGACGGCATCAAGAAACTGCTGCCGGAGATCCAGAAAACCCTGCCGCCCGGCGTGAAAGTCGAGCTGGCGTTCGAGACGGCGCGCTTCATCCAGTCGTCCATCGACGAGGTGGCGCACACCCTGCTCGAAGCGCTGCTCATTGTCGTCATCGTCATCTACCTGTGCATGGGTTCCTTGCGCTCGGTGCTCATTCCCGTCGTGACGATACCGCTGTCGATGCTGGGCGCGGCCGCGCTGATGCTGGCCTTCGGCTTCAGCATCAATTTATTGACCTTGCTGGCGATGGTGCTGGCCGTGGGCCTGGTGGTCGATGACGCCATCGTCGTGGTGGAAAACGTGCACCGCCATATCGAGGAAGGCAAGACGCCCGTGGCGGCCGCCCTGGTGGGCGCGCGCGAAGTGGCCGGCCCCGTGATCGCCATGACGATCACCCTGGCGGCCGTGTATGCGCCCATCGGCATGATGGGGGGTCTCACCGGCGCGCTGTTCAAGGAGTTCGCGCTGACCCTGGCCGGCGCCGTGGTGGTGTCGGGCGTGGTGGCGCTGACCTTGTCGCCCGTCATGAGCTCATTGCTGCTGCAGCCGAAACAGGCGGAAGGGCGCATGGCGCGGGCCGCCGAGCACTTCTTCGAAGGCCTCACCAGCCGCTATGCGCGCCTGCTGGACCGCTCCCTGCACCACCGCTGGCTGAGCGCCGGTTTCGCCGCGCTGGTGATGGTGAGTCTGCCGTTTTTGTACCTGCTGCCCCAGCGCGAACTGGCGCCGGCGGAAGACCAGGCCAGCGTGCTGACGGCGATCAAGGCGCCGCAGCATGCCAACCTCGATTACGTCGAGCGCTTCTCGTACAAGCTCGATGACATCTACAAGAACGTGCCGGAGACGGCGTCGCGCTGGATCATCAATGGCGGCGAAGGTCCGGCATCGAGCATCGGCGGTATCAACCTCACGCCGTGGGCCGAACGTTCGCGCAATGCGGCCGTCATCCAGGCAGAACTCCAGCACGCCGTGGGCGACGTGGAAGGCACCAGCATCTTCGCCTTCCAGCTGGCGCCCCTGCCGGGATCGAGCGGCGGCTTGCCCGTGCAACTGGTCTTGCGCAGCGCGCAGGATTACGCCACCCTGTTCCGCACCATGGAAGACGTCAAGCAGCGCGCGCGCGATAGCGGCCTGTTCGCCGTCGTCGACAGCGACCTCGATTACAACAACCCCGTCGTGAAGGTGCGCGTCGACCGCTCCAAGGCCAACAGCCTGGGCATCCGCATGCAGGACATCGGCGAATCGCTGGCCGTGCTGGTGGGCGAGAATTATTTGAACCGCTTCGGCATGGATGGCCGCGCCTACGACGTCATCGCGCAAAGCCCGCGCGAACAACGCTTGACGGCGCAAGCCCTGACGCAGCAGTACGTGCGCGCCGACGATGGCAGCCTGCTGCCACTGTCCGCCATCGTGTCGGTAACGGAACAGATCGAGCCGAACATGCTGACCCAGTTCAACCAGCAAAATGCGGCCACCTTCCAGGGCGTGCCGGCGCCGGGCGTGACCCTGGGCGATGCCGTGGCCTTCCTCGACGGTGTGGCGAAAACCCTGCCACCGGGCTTCAGCTACGACTGGCAATCGGACGCGCGCCAGTTCGCCACGGAAGGCAACGCCCTGCTGCTGGCCTTCCTCGCGGCCGTCGTCGTGATTTACCTGGTGCTGGCGGCCCAATATGAAAGCCTGACGGACCCGCTGATCATCCTGATCACGGTGCCCCTGTCGATTTGCGGCGCGCTGATTCCGCTGGCGCTGGGCTACGCCACCGTCAATATCTATACGCAGATCGGCCTCGTGACCCTGATCGGCTTGATCAGCAAACACGGCATCTTGATGGTGGAATTTGCCAACGAATTGCAGGTACATGAACAGCTCGACCGCATCACGGCCATCCGCAAGGCGGCGCAGATCCGCTTGCGCCCCATCCTGATGACGACGGCCGCCATGGTGGTGGGCCTGGTGCCGCTGCTGTTCGCTTCCGGCGCGGGCGCCAACAGCCGCTTCGGTCTGGGCGTGGTGATCGTTTCCGGCATGTTGATCGGCACCTTCTTCACCCTGTTCGTGCTGCCCACCGTGTACACCTTTTTGGCCCGCCGCCATACGGCCGACCATGCCACGCCGCGCGCGCGCGACCTGTCGCAGGCGCTGAAGGAATCCCTATGA
- a CDS encoding efflux RND transporter periplasmic adaptor subunit, with protein MNTKIVGASALAITLAVAGAVLTPRADSHAADAAATPATKVALVPVVLDTQERFFAGVGELEAARQVQVAAETGGRITQIRFESGQTVAAGAILVQLNDAQEQAALLRQRAQLKNAESSHARTVQMVKEKAATQEQLDSALAARDAALGDVRQTEALIAQKTIRAPFAGQLGIRKVHAGQYLNAADTVASLIDTKSLLVNFALDEQSSAKLAPGQAVQVLVDAYPGDVFTAKINAIDPLIARSRMVQVQATLAHPRSALKAGMYANVRVAREAGQQLTVPETAVTYSAYGDTVFVAQQEGKQPLTVKRVGVKLGERAGGRVAILDGLREGQRVVASGQLKLADGMAVQAVANTLDEVKRAAPKAGS; from the coding sequence ATGAATACGAAAATCGTCGGCGCCTCCGCGCTGGCCATCACCCTGGCCGTCGCCGGCGCCGTGCTGACTCCACGTGCCGACTCGCATGCGGCCGATGCCGCCGCCACTCCCGCCACCAAGGTGGCGCTGGTGCCCGTCGTGCTGGACACGCAGGAGCGTTTTTTTGCCGGCGTGGGCGAACTGGAAGCGGCGCGCCAGGTGCAGGTGGCCGCCGAAACGGGCGGGCGCATCACGCAGATCCGCTTCGAGTCGGGCCAGACCGTGGCGGCCGGCGCCATACTCGTGCAGCTCAATGACGCCCAGGAACAGGCGGCCTTGCTGCGCCAGCGCGCGCAACTGAAAAACGCGGAAAGCAGCCATGCCCGCACGGTGCAGATGGTCAAGGAAAAAGCGGCCACGCAAGAGCAATTGGATAGCGCCCTGGCCGCGCGCGATGCGGCCCTGGGCGACGTGCGTCAGACGGAAGCCCTGATCGCGCAAAAGACCATCCGCGCGCCGTTCGCCGGCCAGCTGGGCATTCGCAAGGTGCACGCGGGCCAGTACCTGAATGCGGCCGACACGGTGGCCAGTTTGATCGATACGAAGTCGCTGCTGGTGAACTTCGCCCTGGATGAACAGAGCAGCGCCAAACTGGCGCCAGGCCAGGCCGTGCAAGTGCTGGTGGACGCCTACCCCGGCGACGTCTTCACGGCAAAGATCAACGCCATCGATCCGCTGATCGCCCGCTCGCGCATGGTGCAGGTACAGGCGACGCTCGCCCATCCCCGCAGCGCGCTGAAGGCGGGCATGTACGCCAATGTGCGCGTGGCGCGCGAGGCGGGCCAGCAGCTGACGGTGCCGGAAACGGCCGTGACCTACAGCGCGTACGGCGACACGGTGTTTGTCGCGCAGCAGGAGGGAAAACAGCCGCTCACCGTCAAGCGCGTGGGCGTCAAGCTGGGCGAGCGGGCTGGGGGCAGGGTAGCCATCCTTGACGGCTTGCGCGAAGGCCAGCGCGTGGTCGCTTCAGGCCAGCTGAAACTGGCCGACGGCATGGCTGTGCAGGCCGTGGCCAATACCCTGGATGAAGTAAAACGCGCCGCGCCCAAGGCCGGTTCGTAA
- a CDS encoding DUF2165 family protein: MQLQHSIWLFHAILATGLAIWLSLAAINNLHAFHGSVWAIGNTMRMDPLRQDPTIQTPLLRRALTSLTLHRLSLGVVLALQLLAAIAAWTGVALFFGASLADALPWLNLALCAMAAFLLLMHLGGLWFGYWIAQEGLQTTHLVLLLWTIALFVLFNAQRT; the protein is encoded by the coding sequence ATGCAGCTGCAGCACTCCATCTGGCTGTTTCACGCCATTCTCGCCACCGGCCTGGCCATCTGGCTCAGCCTGGCCGCCATCAACAACCTGCACGCCTTCCACGGCTCCGTCTGGGCCATCGGCAACACCATGCGCATGGACCCGCTGCGCCAGGACCCCACCATCCAGACGCCGTTGCTGCGCCGCGCCCTCACCTCACTGACCTTGCACCGGCTATCGCTGGGCGTGGTGCTGGCGCTGCAACTGCTGGCCGCCATCGCCGCCTGGACGGGCGTGGCGCTATTCTTTGGCGCGTCGCTGGCCGATGCACTGCCGTGGCTAAACCTGGCCCTGTGCGCCATGGCCGCCTTTTTGCTGCTGATGCACCTGGGCGGCCTGTGGTTCGGCTACTGGATCGCGCAGGAAGGCTTGCAGACGACGCATCTGGTGCTGCTGCTGTGGACCATAGCCCTGTTTGTACTTTTCAACGCGCAGCGGACCTGA
- a CDS encoding MarR family transcriptional regulator, whose protein sequence is MNYTSKRLDNSEAPQTTERILYFIKTKGPVSTATLAKTLDMTGEAARQQVQKLVAAGLIEGRQEAQAGAGRPRQNWVLTEAGNARFPDTHAQLTIKLIGSVRQLFGEAGLDKLITQREEESRSAYALACSAPDLPTRLRQLAAVRDEEGYMARVEADGDDWLLIEDHCPICAAARTCQGFCRSELQLFQEVVGPGASIVREQHLLTNAMRCIYRISPLP, encoded by the coding sequence ATGAATTACACAAGTAAACGTTTGGATAATAGCGAAGCGCCGCAAACGACAGAGCGCATCCTGTATTTCATCAAGACCAAGGGACCCGTCTCCACGGCGACCCTGGCCAAGACCCTGGACATGACGGGCGAGGCGGCGCGCCAGCAAGTGCAAAAGCTGGTGGCGGCGGGCCTGATCGAGGGACGCCAGGAAGCGCAGGCGGGCGCCGGGCGGCCGCGCCAGAACTGGGTCTTGACGGAAGCGGGCAATGCGCGCTTTCCCGACACGCATGCGCAGCTGACGATCAAGCTGATCGGCTCGGTGCGCCAGCTGTTCGGCGAAGCGGGGCTGGACAAGCTGATTACCCAGCGCGAAGAGGAAAGCCGCAGCGCGTATGCCTTGGCGTGCTCGGCGCCGGATTTGCCCACGCGTTTGCGGCAGCTGGCGGCGGTGCGCGATGAAGAGGGTTATATGGCGCGCGTGGAAGCGGATGGCGACGACTGGCTGCTGATCGAAGACCACTGCCCCATCTGCGCCGCCGCGCGCACCTGCCAGGGCTTTTGCCGCTCCGAATTGCAGCTGTTCCAGGAAGTGGTGGGGCCGGGCGCCAGCATTGTGCGCGAACAGCATTTGCTGACGAACGCCATGCGGTGTATCTATCGCATTTCGCCGCTTCCTTAA
- a CDS encoding MFS transporter, translated as MTTSCPAVSVPITAPLLGASHRWKVLAVGVAANASFSAAANGMPTTAIWLRSGYHLSNTELGVALGAMGLGVALTELPWGMATDRWGDRPVLLTGLLGTMLALLSLLLWITPQGSAVPPLWALAAGLALVGVLGGSVNGASGRAVMRWFGPGERGFAMSIRQTAVPLGGGLGALILPSLASRYGFMPVFGALALICGLSAFFTWRWMHEPDFSAEAATAPQNASTGLIGVKPAPPLRNRKVWRMVAAIGLLCVPQFAVLSFATVFLHDHGHLGLAAITAVMVALQAGAMVMRIWSGRHTDRHANRPAYLRGSALVALASFVLLGCIAWLDAPGWLLMAAVVAAGIAVSAWHGVAYTELATEAGGANAGTALGMANTAVYVGLFLTPIAIPHLLAASSWPVVWWLAGLVALGTWPLFPKA; from the coding sequence ATGACCACCAGCTGCCCTGCCGTTTCTGTCCCCATCACAGCGCCCTTGTTGGGCGCCTCGCATCGCTGGAAAGTACTGGCCGTCGGCGTGGCGGCCAATGCCAGCTTTTCCGCCGCCGCCAACGGCATGCCCACCACGGCCATCTGGCTGCGCAGCGGCTATCACCTGAGCAATACAGAACTGGGGGTGGCGCTGGGCGCCATGGGCCTGGGCGTGGCCCTGACCGAATTGCCATGGGGCATGGCCACCGACCGCTGGGGCGACCGCCCCGTGCTGCTGACCGGCTTGCTGGGCACCATGCTGGCCTTGCTATCCCTGCTGCTGTGGATCACGCCCCAGGGCAGCGCCGTGCCGCCCTTGTGGGCGCTGGCGGCGGGCTTGGCGCTGGTCGGCGTGCTGGGCGGCAGCGTGAATGGCGCCAGCGGCCGCGCCGTGATGCGCTGGTTCGGCCCGGGCGAACGGGGTTTCGCCATGAGCATCCGCCAGACAGCCGTGCCGCTCGGCGGCGGCCTCGGCGCCCTCATCCTGCCCAGCCTGGCATCGCGCTATGGCTTCATGCCCGTGTTTGGCGCCCTGGCCCTCATATGCGGCCTGTCGGCGTTTTTTACGTGGCGATGGATGCATGAGCCCGATTTCTCTGCCGAGGCCGCCACGGCCCCGCAAAACGCGTCCACGGGCCTGATTGGGGTCAAGCCTGCGCCGCCCTTGCGGAATCGTAAAGTTTGGCGCATGGTCGCCGCCATTGGCTTGCTGTGCGTGCCGCAATTTGCCGTGCTCAGCTTCGCCACCGTCTTCCTGCACGACCATGGCCACCTGGGCCTGGCGGCGATCACGGCCGTGATGGTAGCCCTGCAGGCGGGCGCCATGGTGATGCGCATCTGGAGCGGACGCCACACGGACCGCCACGCCAACCGGCCCGCCTACCTGCGCGGCTCGGCCCTGGTAGCGCTGGCCTCGTTCGTCTTGCTGGGATGCATCGCCTGGCTGGACGCGCCGGGCTGGCTGTTGATGGCCGCCGTGGTGGCCGCCGGTATCGCCGTGTCCGCCTGGCATGGCGTTGCCTACACGGAGCTGGCCACGGAAGCGGGCGGCGCCAATGCGGGCACGGCCCTGGGCATGGCGAATACGGCCGTCTACGTGGGGCTGTTCCTCACTCCGATCGCCATCCCGCACCTGCTGGCGGCCAGCAGCTGGCCCGTCGTATGGTGGCTGGCCGGGCTGGTGGCGCTGGGCACCTGGCCCCTGTTTCCGAAAGCTTAA
- a CDS encoding LysR substrate-binding domain-containing protein: MSLLNFDIAFLRSYVAGIELGSFARAADKVGRSTSAVSAQLKKLEEQAGMPLFRKDGRGLALTPAGEVLLGYARRLLELNDEAAVALRGAELEGWIRLGMQEDFGEALLPDVLGRFARAHPKVRIEAHVARNTALMQGLAMGQLDLALLWGGACIADVAEYPSQQRQHIAEPAMRWIASSSLDWRPESGEPLPLITFDRDCLFQRCATQALDRAGIAWRTAFTSPSLAGLWAAAAAGLGVTVRTSLGLPSSVCALDHVAAGLPALPPLSLELLRASSVSRPPVERLAGLIIESLQKDAA, translated from the coding sequence ATGAGTTTGCTTAATTTCGATATCGCCTTCTTGCGCAGCTATGTGGCTGGCATCGAGCTGGGCAGCTTTGCCCGCGCGGCCGACAAGGTGGGCCGTTCCACCTCGGCCGTCAGCGCGCAGCTGAAAAAACTCGAGGAGCAGGCGGGCATGCCCCTGTTCCGCAAGGATGGCCGGGGACTGGCGCTGACGCCGGCCGGCGAAGTCCTGCTCGGCTATGCGCGCCGCCTGCTGGAACTCAATGACGAGGCGGCCGTCGCCTTGCGCGGCGCGGAACTGGAAGGCTGGATCAGGCTCGGCATGCAGGAGGATTTTGGTGAAGCTTTGCTGCCCGACGTGCTGGGGCGTTTTGCCCGTGCGCACCCGAAAGTGCGCATCGAGGCGCATGTGGCGCGCAACACGGCCTTGATGCAAGGGCTGGCCATGGGCCAGCTGGACCTGGCCCTGCTGTGGGGCGGCGCCTGCATCGCCGACGTGGCCGAGTATCCGTCGCAGCAGCGCCAGCATATTGCCGAACCGGCCATGCGCTGGATCGCTTCGTCCAGCCTGGACTGGCGCCCCGAATCGGGCGAACCGTTACCACTCATTACGTTCGACCGCGATTGCCTGTTCCAGCGCTGCGCCACGCAGGCGCTCGATAGGGCCGGCATCGCCTGGCGCACGGCGTTTACCAGCCCCAGCCTGGCAGGGCTGTGGGCAGCGGCCGCCGCCGGGCTGGGCGTGACGGTACGCACCAGCCTGGGCTTGCCCTCTTCCGTGTGCGCGCTCGATCACGTGGCGGCGGGTTTGCCCGCCCTGCCCCCATTGTCGCTGGAACTGCTGCGCGCCTCCAGCGTGTCCAGGCCGCCCGTCGAGCGCCTGGCCGGCCTGATCATCGAGTCGCTGCAGAAAGATGCGGCTTAA
- a CDS encoding SDR family oxidoreductase, translating into MSQYIAGKVVVITGASSGLGEATARHLAALGACVVLGARRMDLLNTIAEEITAAGGQAAIADTDVTVPADVKNLIDTALAVFGKVDVLINNAGLMAIAPMSALKVDEWNKMIDINIKGVLNGIAAVLPYFQAQNSGHFINISSVAGQKVFSPGGTVYSGTKFAVSAISEGLRHELAASGGTIRTTTILPGAIDTELTGGSSHAESAAGLKEFYKQAIPADAVARAVAYAIGQPDDVGINEIVLRPTVQEF; encoded by the coding sequence ATGAGTCAATATATTGCAGGGAAAGTCGTCGTCATCACAGGTGCCAGCAGCGGCCTGGGTGAAGCCACCGCGCGCCACCTGGCCGCACTGGGCGCCTGTGTCGTGCTCGGTGCGCGGCGCATGGATTTGCTCAATACCATCGCCGAGGAAATCACGGCCGCCGGCGGCCAGGCCGCCATTGCCGATACCGACGTCACGGTGCCTGCCGACGTCAAGAATCTGATCGACACGGCGCTGGCCGTATTCGGCAAGGTCGACGTGCTGATCAACAACGCGGGGCTGATGGCCATCGCGCCGATGAGCGCCTTGAAGGTCGACGAGTGGAACAAGATGATCGATATCAACATCAAAGGCGTGTTGAATGGCATCGCCGCCGTCCTGCCATATTTCCAGGCGCAAAATAGCGGCCATTTCATTAACATCTCGTCGGTGGCAGGACAAAAAGTCTTCAGTCCGGGCGGCACCGTCTACAGCGGAACCAAGTTTGCCGTCAGCGCCATTTCGGAAGGCTTGCGCCATGAACTGGCTGCCAGCGGCGGCACCATCCGCACCACCACCATCCTGCCGGGCGCCATCGACACGGAACTGACGGGCGGCAGCAGCCACGCGGAAAGCGCGGCCGGCTTGAAAGAGTTTTACAAGCAAGCCATCCCCGCCGACGCCGTGGCACGCGCCGTCGCGTATGCGATCGGGCAGCCGGACGACGTGGGCATCAATGAAATCGTGCTGCGTCCCACGGTGCAGGAGTTTTAA
- a CDS encoding MFS transporter produces the protein MKPALRVTLLHALFGWLNLSLTAPGIYLWLGLPLIMRQHGWSGMDIGLFQLAGLPALFKFALALPVERMRGKAGARTERYRPWAIALCLLLAALMLLMGWRELLHSRGELFALACAVALLTTWADIPVNALAIRMLPEAQRLRAGGIRSAALSLGAIVGGGVMLLLQTRWGWRAPFWLMAAGIVIGAAGLLLLGNTSHTANTGHATVYRGADWRGYFAQPAAPRWNALLLLCFPFIGSAWFYLKPLLLDHGFAAQQVALIAGVGGGIVAALASLLAVRVTRRIGVAKALPAVTLLSLLALLALALAVLLPAPPAGFIATALLVALAMGAAASLAFGLMMYFARPGHTAADYGVQASLFAAGRMLVPLAAGAILDQAGYGGMLLALAVAMAGVTVLAFDSRALIARQAAH, from the coding sequence GTGAAGCCGGCCCTGCGCGTCACGCTGCTGCATGCGCTATTCGGCTGGCTCAACCTGTCCCTGACGGCGCCGGGCATCTATCTGTGGCTAGGCTTGCCGCTGATCATGCGCCAACATGGCTGGTCCGGCATGGATATCGGCCTGTTCCAGCTGGCCGGCTTGCCGGCACTGTTCAAGTTCGCGCTGGCCTTGCCTGTCGAACGCATGCGCGGCAAGGCTGGCGCCAGAACGGAGCGCTACCGGCCATGGGCGATTGCACTTTGCCTGTTGCTGGCGGCGCTGATGCTGCTCATGGGGTGGCGCGAACTGCTGCACAGCCGCGGCGAACTGTTCGCGCTGGCGTGCGCCGTCGCCTTGCTGACCACCTGGGCCGATATTCCCGTCAATGCGCTGGCCATCCGCATGCTGCCCGAAGCGCAGCGCCTGCGCGCGGGCGGCATCCGTTCGGCGGCCCTGTCGCTGGGCGCCATCGTGGGAGGCGGCGTCATGCTGTTGCTACAAACGCGCTGGGGCTGGCGCGCGCCATTCTGGCTGATGGCGGCCGGCATTGTCATTGGTGCGGCTGGACTGCTCCTCCTGGGCAACACCTCGCACACGGCCAATACCGGTCACGCCACAGTGTACCGGGGCGCCGACTGGCGCGGCTATTTTGCCCAGCCGGCCGCGCCGCGCTGGAATGCCTTGCTGCTGCTGTGCTTTCCCTTCATCGGCAGCGCCTGGTTTTACCTGAAGCCGCTGCTGCTCGACCATGGTTTTGCTGCCCAGCAAGTGGCACTGATCGCAGGCGTCGGCGGCGGCATCGTGGCGGCGCTGGCCAGCCTGCTGGCCGTGCGCGTGACGCGTCGCATCGGCGTCGCCAAGGCCTTGCCCGCCGTGACGCTGTTAAGCCTGCTGGCGCTGCTGGCCCTGGCGCTGGCCGTGCTGCTGCCAGCGCCGCCGGCAGGCTTCATCGCCACCGCCCTGCTGGTGGCGCTGGCCATGGGCGCGGCGGCCAGTCTGGCATTCGGCCTGATGATGTATTTCGCGCGGCCCGGCCATACCGCCGCCGATTACGGCGTGCAGGCGAGCCTGTTCGCAGCGGGGCGCATGCTGGTGCCGCTGGCGGCCGGCGCCATCCTCGACCAGGCCGGCTATGGCGGCATGCTGCTGGCGCTGGCCGTGGCGATGGCGGGCGTGACCGTACTGGCATTCGACAGCCGCGCGCTGATCGCCCGGCAAGCGGCCCATTAA
- a CDS encoding class I SAM-dependent methyltransferase yields the protein MPFCGDAWLYRLHALRHFATQLGTLVREGGKASPSPYNVANGVNWAAAAQQQIGQEQRAVTMRAALSVMDRVAPFAGRDKALRLLDLGGGPGWVAIALAQAHSGVQGTVFDWPETVAVAAANIAHAGLAARLDTLGGDLAADDIGSGYDMLWCSSVLHFVPDMPAALRKMHAALKPGGVLVCVQAEIASTPEDAARVLPYYLPMRMLGRAVTRQGELAQHLRYAGFVRIEQYQASDFPMAPVQVLIARKDGL from the coding sequence TTGCCTTTTTGCGGCGATGCCTGGCTGTACCGGCTGCACGCGCTGCGCCATTTCGCCACGCAGCTGGGCACGCTCGTGCGCGAGGGCGGCAAGGCCTCACCTTCCCCCTATAACGTCGCCAATGGCGTCAACTGGGCCGCCGCCGCGCAACAGCAAATCGGCCAGGAACAGCGCGCCGTCACCATGCGCGCCGCGCTGTCCGTGATGGACAGGGTCGCGCCGTTTGCGGGACGCGACAAGGCGCTGCGCCTGCTGGACCTGGGCGGCGGCCCAGGTTGGGTTGCCATTGCGCTGGCGCAAGCCCATTCCGGCGTGCAGGGAACCGTCTTCGACTGGCCGGAAACAGTGGCCGTGGCGGCCGCCAATATCGCCCATGCAGGCCTGGCGGCACGCCTCGATACCCTGGGCGGCGACCTGGCTGCCGACGACATCGGTAGCGGCTACGACATGCTGTGGTGCTCGTCCGTGCTGCACTTCGTGCCGGACATGCCGGCGGCCCTGCGCAAGATGCACGCGGCCCTGAAACCGGGTGGCGTACTGGTGTGCGTGCAGGCGGAAATCGCATCGACGCCGGAAGATGCGGCCAGAGTGCTGCCCTACTATTTGCCCATGCGCATGCTGGGCCGCGCCGTCACGCGGCAAGGGGAACTGGCGCAGCACTTGCGCTACGCCGGCTTTGTACGCATCGAGCAATACCAGGCCAGCGACTTCCCCATGGCGCCCGTGCAAGTGCTGATCGCCCGCAAGGATGGGCTGTGA
- a CDS encoding methyltransferase dimerization domain-containing protein, translated as MAFNTSHALQPYWDLAVAPVQADALAAALELDIFDVLAKPHTPTQLARKLSLHAPHTALLLELLWSMHVLERGVAPSLNDTESSYRCTVTSLQYFCRASLAFLRRCLAVPAARAAPFRHAAGHARARGRQGLTFPL; from the coding sequence ATGGCATTCAACACCTCCCACGCACTGCAACCCTACTGGGACCTGGCTGTGGCCCCGGTCCAGGCGGACGCGCTGGCCGCCGCCCTGGAACTGGACATTTTCGATGTGCTGGCCAAACCGCACACGCCCACGCAGCTGGCCCGAAAATTGTCGCTGCATGCGCCGCATACGGCACTGCTGCTGGAATTGCTATGGAGCATGCATGTGCTCGAACGGGGCGTGGCCCCCAGCTTGAACGACACCGAATCGAGCTACCGCTGCACAGTGACGAGCTTGCAATATTTTTGCCGTGCCTCGCTTGCCTTTTTGCGGCGATGCCTGGCTGTACCGGCTGCACGCGCTGCGCCATTTCGCCACGCAGCTGGGCACGCTCGTGCGCGAGGGCGGCAAGGCCTCACCTTCCCCCTATAA